The genomic interval TCTATACGaaattattgttgttttcGGGCACTTAAAATGTGCTTAGTGAAGAATTATTGCTTACTAAATTCTTAAATAAGCAGCTTATTGTTCATATGCTTTAACTTCTGGTCACAAAATTGGAATTTCGCTCTTTCGGCTTgataaattgtattattttatatatgaacATAAAATTAATCAACTTATTGTTACATGAGAAGAGCAGTACTATTTTATCTgttattatataaaaacaatttattatataaatttatcaCACTTGTGTATCTGGCCTGTATTATTATTAGGATTATGTATCAGGAATCCTACAGAATTCATTGGGCTCCTCGATATCAGAACCGTCATCGAATGGTTCGTAACAAAATTCATCATCGAAATCATCGAAAAAAACTCGGAACAATAACGTAATCTAAGAGGTACTGAAAGGTAATTACCATTTTAATGAAGGGAAGTACAGGCTGTCAAAAAACATGTGAAGGGGTTTCTGTTCTTCGGGATTTcaaacctttttcaaaacaGCCATGCACTGATCTATAAATTCagtatttatttgttcattGCGTTCCGTTACAAAAACCGCttaaaactgtcagtgttgaaataTCTCCTACGCATTTCCACTAGCGGAGTAAtgagtatcagatagtcggggacctcgactttagcgttctctctagtttttgaattttttagcGATAAACCAGGGGTTTCAGGCGGTCCCCAGGGAATACTGTTTGATTATTtgtgattattattatgaaattatttgcCCAAGCCAAGTAAGGCTATTTAATTCGCCAACCAAGAACATTGATCAACAGTCGATCAAAATTCTTAGTGGCAAATGTTGTAAGACTCAAACTCAGCATGCGACTTCCTTCTCAGATTTTTTGTATAGTtgtgcttttcatttttgcgcGGAACTCAAAGGCAGATATTCCAGACTGCAGCTACTTCGACACGGTCGACATTTCAAACGTTGAAAGACAAAACGATTCGTATTTGTACGATGGCATCCCAATCCCTGCCAGCCTCACTGAAGACTACGACCACAAGCAGTTTGCCGACTTATCGACAGAGCCGGTAAAAAAGCATTTGAGGGCTTGCGTTTGCAAACTGCGGCCTTGCGTTCGAATCTGCTGCCCCGCCAAGTACACTTTGGCCAACGGAAAGTGCGGTGATGGTCTCCAGGAGGAGCTCGCCCGGCTAGAGTCCTATATATACCTTAAATCATCCATGAACCTTTCGACGAAGACACGAGTACCATTAACCGAGATGGCTATTATCAGAGATCCGTTCTTATCTTGTGATGAAATGATGCACGTCACGGATGAGTTTGCCTACGTAGAGGTTTGTCATTCAGTACTTCATAAACTGGGCTAACAGTTTGGTTATAGAATGGAACGCTATATATCTCCGATGAGCAGTACTTTGAAAAACACTACTACTGCCTGTACCCGTATCAGTTTAATTCGGACTTTCCAAACTCCATGTGGATAGTGAAGCACAGCTGCGTAACTTACTTACCGGACGGATTCAGGCAGAgtaatgaaattattatttatgacaTAGTTATAGACAGTCGAAAATAACTTTATTGGTTTGCAAAGCTGGTTTTacattattgatattttttgttgcagtCGTAACGATATCATTGATATGCTATATTCTGACAATAGCCGTATATCTATACATCAAGGAGCTGCGCAATGTGACTGGCAAGTGCGTTATATGCTGCATGATTTCAAAGTTTATAGAGTATTTGCTTAAATTACTAATTAATATGAAGTTATTAAACAGTATCTGCTCTCTAGCTGGTTAGTTATTGAATTCATCTATGGGTAAAAGATATCCCTGGATATCTATATAAAAGGAGCTTCTTTGACTTCTCACAGGTTACAGCTTGTACTTTTTCTGGATGGCTTCCACTATCTGGTTCTCCGTCATCAGCTACCAATTATGGAAACTCTTGACGTCGGTCAATCGAGCCGAACCTACTTATAGGTTCCTGCTGTACAGCGCCTTCGTCTGGACCACAGCCGCCGTCATGACAGGAAGTATTTATATGGTTAATCTGATGTGGGAAAACGATCTTAATAAGTGGAACTGGTTGCCTTTGGTCGGTTTCCATCGTTGCACGGCCAAAGGTAAACTTTCAAAGCGAtatctttaaaaattgttaCCGAGGTAACGTATTGCTTTACTATATTGGAACAGATTGGAACTCATCCTCCTTGGTCTACATAAGTGGGCCGTTTATGGTCCTGAGCACTTTCAATATCGCCATGTTCACCCTGACTGTCATTTACATACGGAAAGTAAAGAGGGAAATAAAGAAGTTCGCACATGAGGAGCAGGAGAGGATAGACTGCATCAACTTCGACAGCCAGACGTGAGTCATGCTTTATGATAAGTTTGAACCTTGGTCAGCTAGTTATCCTCGCCGTTTTATCAACACAGCTACCTGCAGTTTCTGCGACTCTCCGTCGTGATGGGCCTGACTTGGATCGCACATGCCATTCCGTTTTCTGCGAGGTTTACCAACATTACCTTAAAGCAGATCATAATGATAAGCGACTATTATCACGACGCGTTTGGAATAGTCATTTTCGTTGTGCTTGTGTTGAAGCGCAGTACATTAACTTTACTGATTAAGTCTtaagttttttgccaaaacCCTCGTATactcattaattttaataattgatttgcTATAATTTCTGGAAAAAGAATATAATACAACTCAAGTATACGTATTAATcgcattaaaaaaataaatatagttttaaaagcAACGTAGTTCAAACTGCCAATCTGTTCCTAGAGCAAGTTTCGACTCGCTgaaaaaactttgaaaattaCCGCCTAAAAAACAATCAGTCCCTCTTTTATATTGTATTGACCATACGGATGAATATCAGTTTCAAAGATGTTTAAagaaaacttttacatttcTTATCCCCATTGGGTACAGAAGTATTTACGTTTATTGGATTGCTCATGctgaattattattttaagcgaaaaaatatgtaaattgaaTAAAGTGTACCTAATAAAAAGTGAGCTGATGTATTTTTCAAGGCTGCAAAATTTACTGAAATATAACGAATTCTTGAGATGTAAAAATCTATTTCGCTATAAATTTTCCTCTTTGGATTTATAGCCACCTCGAATTCGGTCATGCtgccaaaaaagaagaagcttTTCATTCAGAAGTAGACTTCAATTCCAGTTAGCCGACCGAACAACAACAGGCCGATTTGGTCAGTTGTAGAAAATCAATCATACGCCACATGCGCAGTGGCGGGCGTGGTGAGAAATGTGCCAGGACTTTGACAGGCAACGAGTGGCAAGCAGATGCCTCTTGAAAAGCGGTTGAAATAAATCAAGTAAATAGTGAATGTGCTAAAGCTGCATTGAATTCAAAGGTGTAACAACCAAATCAGATGGTAGTTGGTCATATAAGAATGCCAAGTGGCTAATTGCGCAGCCACTTGTgtctgttttattttgtttatcgATTTGTGTATAACGACGAACTTGCACCCTATATGTAAGTACCGCAGGCAAAACAACAGAGCAGCCCTCACGCCCAGCAAGTGGCCAAACTGGAAAATAATGCCAAGGTCCAAGAACCACAGGCAGTAATTAAATAGGCTTTGCCAGCGGAAATCGTCGCGAAAACAAGAGTACAATATCATGGATGTTGGTGGCCAGGAAACCACCTATGAGCCGCTGGACGGACGTGGTTCCGGGCGTTCGAGGAGCAGTCATTCCACAACCGGTTCGGGACTGAGACGTCCAGGCAGCATGGACAGCCCGGAGTTCGATACCCGTGCACCCAAGGATCAGAGGCACTCCGTCTACCTGGCTCTGCTGGCGGCGGGcattggttttgttttgcccTACAATAGGTGAGCAGTATGTTTGAAATAGGTTCAGGAATTAATAAGCACTTCCTCATAATAAAGACTTTTGTGTGAGTTTCTTAAACTCTACTTAAACTTATATAGTTTGCATATccttaaaatatatacttaataagtaatttttttacaaaactgTTGCTAAGATCATTTAAAACTTGAAAACTAATTTGGGTATATTGCTGCCTTGCAGTTTCATCATAGCGGCGGACTACTGGCAGGCACGATTCCCGGGTCGCCCGGTGGCCCTGGACATGTCGATGACGTACATCTTCGTGGCCTTCGGCACCGTCCTGATGAACAACATAGTGCTATCGGTGGCGCCGTTCCAGTCGCGGGTGCTCTTCGGTTACATGATATCCTTCACCACACTGATCTTCGTGGCGGTGTGCGAGGTGGCCTGGCACATGTTCGCCTCCAATACCGCATATCTGGTGAATATGTCAGCGGTGGCCCTGACCGCCATCGGATGCACCGTGCAGCAGTCCAGCTTCTATGGATTCGCCTCCATGCTGCCCAAGCAGTACACCCAGGCGGTGATGGCCGGCGAGAGTATCGCCGGCTTTCTGGTGTCTTCCAATCGAGTCGTTACCAAATTGCTGATCAACAACGATCGCGTGTCCACGGTGATCTTCTTTCTGACCTCAACGCTCTACATACTCTTCAGCTACCTGTTGCACGTGGCCACCATTAACTCGCCGTTTGTGCGGTTCCATGTGGAGGCCTGCTCCAAGATCGTTTTGCGGCCGGATGAGGTGAGTGTGTCTTAACTTTAAGGACAACAGTTCGCTTTAATGTGCAACATGGGAAGagtttaatattattaaattagttatcaaatcaaatgtGTTCTACCTTCAAAGCATAGTGTTTACCACCAATATTTCGGAGTAAGTGTCTCAAAAGCATGAAGTTCCAAATCGTTGGATCTGTGATACATTTCGTCAGGTGCCTGCTCAATGTTTAAGTAGGCTGCGTCATCAGATTCCAACTgaaaaaatttgatttgttatCTAATTTTACCAACGACATGTCATACACCTTTTCGTACCTTTTCGGGAACAAGTGAATTGTTACGTGGGCAATACAAGATCAATGGAGGTTGCAATGCAGCATCTCGTTCCAATTTTATGTTGACCAAAAGTGCCTCTATAAATTCACTGCTCAAATCGTTTGGTAAAAGAAGCGACTTAAGTTTACTGCATGACTTAAATATAGGTCTTAAACTATTTTCGATATTATTGTGGATGGAAGATAGCTCCAGATCTTCCAGGTTACTCAATTGGGCCAATACTTCGATGCTCGCATCACTTGAAAAACCCACTATTAGTTTTTCCAATCGTATCATTTTCCCAATAGGCAAAGAAGCCTCGTAATCAATGAGTGTTTGTTTCAGTGTTAAGCTCTTCAGTTGAACtgatgttttaattaaatcgagGAGTCTATGCAATGGGAAGCCCTCAGGGTTTTCAATATATAATTCATTTAAGTTTGTGAGAAGAGCTATACTTGCAATGGCCATcattaattttgtaaagtcttgGACTTTATATGGGCACAGAGTTAAGGATAATTTGCGCAGTTTTTGATGAGATGGATTAACTAGTGCATTTATAAGGTTTTCAATGCAATAGGAAATAAACAGAACATGAATATGCAGTTCCTTTAAATGAGGcaaattggccaaaagtttcAAATTCTTTGGAATTAAGGATAGATCGGGATAAAAGTATGTTCGAGAAACAATATCGGCCTCCGAAACACCACTGTCTCTTTTAACATGTATATCATGTTCTATATCGctagaaaatttaatatgaGATAAGCGACATTTTCGACAGCTGCGATAGTTTAAAACAtctttgaaatattgaaatttatttttgggtcTTTGTCTTCCTAGTTGCAACTTCTCCAATGACTTGATGCTCAAAACTGCGGACACTTCTTCCGATGTTAGTTCTCTTCTATAGAAAACGAGACTTTTAAGTACGTTTCTGTGGCCCAGGATTTGGAAAAGGCTTGTCAGCGAACCTTTTGGATGGACATTTATAGTTAGAGACTCAAGATGTTCCAACTCGCCAAGAATTTCGAGGTTTCGGGAACAGAAGAAGCCGCACTTAAGGATTTTCAAGCTACTGATTTGTGTCAGAAATCGGAGTTCTTCAGGGTCGACGACAGATATTTCAAATTCCTCTAGAATCACATGTTTACTCAAAACTAGATTTCTGAGAAGAGCGCTTAGGAAATTGGTGTTGAGACTCCCAATTACTGTGAGCTTTCTCATGTTTTTAATGTTGAACAGGGGAGCAAATATATCGGCTTTAATATTTCTAGAGATAAAGTCCAGAATCAGTGCTACATCGTTATTATCGTGGATAAGGTGAACTTCACATAATTCAGTTTTAATCCTATCAACTCGGCTTGTTGTGCTGGGAATTCCAACAAGCTGCTGTAGTTTTACACGAATTATCTGATCCATATGACAAAAATCGCAGTTAATGGTCCTTAGAGACCGGATGTTGGCAAGTGAGTCTGCTTCCTCACAGCTTATAGGTGTTTTTTGTCTAAACAGTATATGGCTAAGAAGTTGTGGCTTTTGTCTAGCAAATCCGCTAAGAAGCGTTTGCCACACAGTTGAGCCAACATTTGGATATACGATCAGTTGGCGGATATTGGGCAATTGGCAAAGAGGAGCTATAAGACTTGCGTTGACTTCAGCAAATTCTTGTCCTTCGTTTCTAAAGACAATGCGTAAAATACCTCCTTTCTCAAAATGTGTTATAAGCAATTTGCAGCTATCTGAAATAAGTGCTATTCGAGATTTTGACAGGAAGGGCACCAGAAACTCCATGGCGTCCAATTGATTGGGTTGAGTTTTCACCGACAAGAGGGTTAGATTTTTCAGTCGAGCCATGTCCGTAATGCTGGAAGTTCTTTTGAAAGAGCCCATCACAGAGGTTAGAGAGCTTATCTCCGATACGGCTAGTGACTCTTCTTTGGTAAGGAAACTGTTTGGAATGGATATGGTTATCAATCGTTTGAGTTTTAGTCCCATTAGTAACTCAAGAAGAGTTCCCTCTTGATGGACACCTTTAAGCCTAAGTTGTCTAAGTTGCGTTAGTTTTGCAACGTCGGCATATTCCGATGCATCTATATCAGGCTTCATTGTGAGTGCCAAGGTGTTCAGTTTATTGCAGTATGGAAGAATATCCGATAGCCGACCCTGTAACTCCGTATGGTGGAAATTCAGAAAGCGTAGATTTGGATTCGATTGGCAAAACTGGAGTAAGTCTTCAATCTCCATTCGCACGTTCAGTTCGAGTTTCGTCAGGGTTGTAATGCATGGCACATAAGGGAGACTATATCCTGCAAACCATATCTAAATTTCAGGACTTCGAATTCTTTTTGCTGTAAATCTTACCTGAAACATCCACGATAAGCGTACGCAAtgatttcttatttttaaggCTATTTACTACTGCCTCAAAACTATCCAAGTGATCGGGATAGAATCGGGTTGGGTGGTAAATAAGCGTAACCGAACTCAGCAATTCATTCTCTTCGATTGCATTGGCGCAAAATTTCCAAAATAGTTCTCTGTCTGTTTTGGAAACCTTTTTGAGAGTCTCGTATATTTgggcaaaatcaatttttagCAAATTGGATGTATTTAAAAAGGCATAATCGATCTCAAGGAACTTATATAGAGAATGGCTCCATTCTTCGAAAGCTTTTGTAAACACCTCGTGACAGATGACGAAATTGATTAGATCTGAATACTGGACTAGTTTGTGTCTGTTTTGTAAACTTTTGCTGGTCTCgcaattcattttaatttgtttaaatatctcaaacaaacaaaaaacgttTAGCTTAAAAACTTCGGGCAGACTAGTCATGTTTGCAGTCTTAGTAAGTTTTATGTCActacttttttatttgattttttaggTTTTAAGGTTTTACGCTAGTTTGTGTTTCAATTTTTGCGATTGTGTGTTTCCTTTGCTATTATACAGGCACCTTGTTGATTCAAAGTTCGCAACTTACTGTTGGCCAATTTCACATATAATGGAGGTAGACCCAAAGCTTTTGTTCTTATATTAGCTTCTATATGGGGTAATGTAGGTAAATGGCTAAATCAAAACAATACATATACGAAAATAAAGAGCTTTTACACATTTGTTGATTCATTGTTGAGGTTGACCAACTTGATAATAACTAGCGTAGGAAAATGCTACGCAGATGAGttaaaaatgataaagaaTACTCTTAGTTGACAataaagaaatggaaagatCACTGCAAAAAACATATTCTTATTTTCTAATATAACTTTATAACTAAAATACGAATTTCATTGTGAAATTTAGCAGGAGATTGATGGGGTTCCAAGTAGTACTCGATATGGGGTGCTCTCGATGGACGGAACCCACACCACGACCACTTCGGTGGGACCTCCGGGCACTGGAAATACGCTTAGTTTTAGCAATCCCGTCTACGAGTTATCCAATCCGACTGCCGGCGAGAGCAGCATTGAAGCCCTCGGACAGCTGCCCGAGCttccggccacgccccccgctcAGGAGCCCACAACGCCCACGACGGTGGCCTTCAAGGTGCAGTTTTAATGTTAAGAATAAGACGATAATTGACTAAATGTGATATTCCAGGTGGAACACGTCATCACCCCACGTCGCTGCCGGCCCAGTAAGTTGGGTGACATCCGCGAGGGATTCGTGACCCGATGGCGGGTGGCCCAGGTGATCTACCCGCACATGGTGTGCATCGCCTTGGCTTA from Drosophila yakuba strain Tai18E2 chromosome 3L, Prin_Dyak_Tai18E2_2.1, whole genome shotgun sequence carries:
- the LOC6533936 gene encoding probable G-protein coupled receptor Mth-like 7 — encoded protein: MRLPSQIFCIVVLFIFARNSKADIPDCSYFDTVDISNVERQNDSYLYDGIPIPASLTEDYDHKQFADLSTEPVKKHLRACVCKLRPCVRICCPAKYTLANGKCGDGLQEELARLESYIYLKSSMNLSTKTRVPLTEMAIIRDPFLSCDEMMHVTDEFAYVENGTLYISDEQYFEKHYYCLYPYQFNSDFPNSMWIVKHSCVTYLPDGFRQIVTISLICYILTIAVYLYIKELRNVTGKCVICCMISKFIEYLLKLLINMKLLNSICSLAGYSLYFFWMASTIWFSVISYQLWKLLTSVNRAEPTYRFLLYSAFVWTTAAVMTGSIYMVNLMWENDLNKWNWLPLVGFHRCTAKDWNSSSLVYISGPFMVLSTFNIAMFTLTVIYIRKVKREIKKFAHEEQERIDCINFDSQTYLQFLRLSVVMGLTWIAHAIPFSARFTNITLKQIIMISDYYHDAFGIVIFVVLVLKRSTLTLLIKS
- the LOC6533937 gene encoding equilibrative nucleoside transporter 4 isoform X1 is translated as MDVGGQETTYEPLDGRGSGRSRSSHSTTGSGLRRPGSMDSPEFDTRAPKDQRHSVYLALLAAGIGFVLPYNSFIIAADYWQARFPGRPVALDMSMTYIFVAFGTVLMNNIVLSVAPFQSRVLFGYMISFTTLIFVAVCEVAWHMFASNTAYLVNMSAVALTAIGCTVQQSSFYGFASMLPKQYTQAVMAGESIAGFLVSSNRVVTKLLINNDRVSTVIFFLTSTLYILFSYLLHVATINSPFVRFHVEACSKIVLRPDEQEIDGVPSSTRYGVLSMDGTHTTTTSVGPPGTGNTLSFSNPVYELSNPTAGESSIEALGQLPELPATPPAQEPTTPTTVAFKVEHVITPRRCRPSKLGDIREGFVTRWRVAQVIYPHMVCIALAYCVTLSLYPGIEVEVQSCALRSWMPVLLMFCFNTSDVVGKILAASPYPWSRRQLILLSGLRIVLVPLLLLCCAPRQRPVISGETAPFVFTIALGITNGLAGSLPMMLAPAKVPGTLKEVTGNIMTLSYNVGLTVGSLIGYVFESMLGPQLVNPCPTYPYVPASMLEQFHGHGHGHGHLPHPLPLTSTSTMSPPTTGATTLAPLLLNTTLATLSSSSSTTSTASPALATVITTTALALYSTVASGSAEVINATISSILSTVSSSVGDISDEMTTDPQTPDALLENI
- the LOC6533937 gene encoding equilibrative nucleoside transporter 4 isoform X2; this translates as MDVGGQETTYEPLDGRGSGRSRSSHSTTGSGLRRPGSMDSPEFDTRAPKDQRHSVYLALLAAGIGFVLPYNSFIIAADYWQARFPGRPVALDMSMTYIFVAFGTVLMNNIVLSVAPFQSRVLFGYMISFTTLIFVAVCEVAWHMFASNTAYLVNMSAVALTAIGCTVQQSSFYGFASMLPKQYTQAVMAGESIAGFLVSSNRVVTKLLINNDRVSTVIFFLTSTLYILFSYLLHVATINSPFVRFHVEACSKIVLRPDEEIDGVPSSTRYGVLSMDGTHTTTTSVGPPGTGNTLSFSNPVYELSNPTAGESSIEALGQLPELPATPPAQEPTTPTTVAFKVEHVITPRRCRPSKLGDIREGFVTRWRVAQVIYPHMVCIALAYCVTLSLYPGIEVEVQSCALRSWMPVLLMFCFNTSDVVGKILAASPYPWSRRQLILLSGLRIVLVPLLLLCCAPRQRPVISGETAPFVFTIALGITNGLAGSLPMMLAPAKVPGTLKEVTGNIMTLSYNVGLTVGSLIGYVFESMLGPQLVNPCPTYPYVPASMLEQFHGHGHGHGHLPHPLPLTSTSTMSPPTTGATTLAPLLLNTTLATLSSSSSTTSTASPALATVITTTALALYSTVASGSAEVINATISSILSTVSSSVGDISDEMTTDPQTPDALLENI
- the LOC26536221 gene encoding uncharacterized protein LOC26536221, whose protein sequence is MTSLPEVFKLNVFCLFEIFKQIKMNCETSKSLQNRHKLVQYSDLINFVICHEVFTKAFEEWSHSLYKFLEIDYAFLNTSNLLKIDFAQIYETLKKVSKTDRELFWKFCANAIEENELLSSVTLIYHPTRFYPDHLDSFEAVVNSLKNKKSLRTLIVDVSGYSLPYVPCITTLTKLELNVRMEIEDLLQFCQSNPNLRFLNFHHTELQGRLSDILPYCNKLNTLALTMKPDIDASEYADVAKLTQLRQLRLKGVHQEGTLLELLMGLKLKRLITISIPNSFLTKEESLAVSEISSLTSVMGSFKRTSSITDMARLKNLTLLSVKTQPNQLDAMEFLVPFLSKSRIALISDSCKLLITHFEKGGILRIVFRNEGQEFAEVNASLIAPLCQLPNIRQLIVYPNVGSTVWQTLLSGFARQKPQLLSHILFRQKTPISCEEADSLANIRSLRTINCDFCHMDQIIRVKLQQLVGIPSTTSRVDRIKTELCEVHLIHDNNDVALILDFISRNIKADIFAPLFNIKNMRKLTVIGSLNTNFLSALLRNLVLSKHVILEEFEISVVDPEELRFLTQISSLKILKCGFFCSRNLEILGELEHLESLTINVHPKGSLTSLFQILGHRNVLKSLVFYRRELTSEEVSAVLSIKSLEKLQLGRQRPKNKFQYFKDVLNYRSCRKCRLSHIKFSSDIEHDIHVKRDSGVSEADIVSRTYFYPDLSLIPKNLKLLANLPHLKELHIHVLFISYCIENLINALVNPSHQKLRKLSLTLCPYKVQDFTKLMMAIASIALLTNLNELYIENPEGFPLHRLLDLIKTSVQLKSLTLKQTLIDYEASLPIGKMIRLEKLIVGFSSDASIEVLAQLSNLEDLELSSIHNNIENSLRPIFKSCSKLKSLLLPNDLSSEFIEALLVNIKLERDAALQPPLILYCPRNNSLVPEKLESDDAAYLNIEQAPDEMYHRSNDLELHAFETLTPKYWW